From the Burkholderia ubonensis genome, one window contains:
- the trxA gene encoding thioredoxin TrxA — protein MSEQIKHISDASFEQDVVKSDKPVLVDFWAEWCGPCKMIAPILDEVAKDYGDKLQIAKINVDDNQATPAKFGVRGIPTLILFKNGAAAAQKVGALSKSQLTAFLDSHL, from the coding sequence ATGAGCGAACAGATCAAACACATCAGCGACGCATCGTTCGAACAGGACGTCGTCAAATCCGACAAGCCGGTGCTCGTCGATTTCTGGGCCGAATGGTGCGGCCCGTGCAAGATGATTGCCCCGATCCTCGACGAAGTCGCGAAGGACTACGGCGACAAGCTGCAGATCGCGAAGATCAACGTCGACGACAACCAGGCGACACCGGCGAAGTTCGGCGTGCGCGGCATCCCGACGCTGATTCTCTTCAAGAACGGCGCGGCCGCCGCGCAAAAGGTCGGCGCACTGTCGAAGTCGCAGCTGACCGCGTTCCTGGACAGCCACCTGTAA
- a CDS encoding DNA polymerase III subunit gamma/tau, producing MTYQVLARKWRPKDFASLVGQEHVVRALTHALDGGRLHHAYLFTGTRGVGKTTLSRIFAKALNCETGVTSQPCGVCRACREIDEGRFVDYVEMDAASNRGVDEMAALLERAVYAPVDARFKVYMIDEVHMLTNHAFNAMLKTLEEPPPHVKFILATTDPQKIPVTVLSRCLQFNLKQMPAGHIVSHLERILGEEQITFEPQALRLLARAAQGSMRDALSLTDQAIAYSANEVTETAVSGMLGALDQTYMVRLLDALAAGDGTEILAIADEMSLRSLSFSTALQDLASLLHRIAWAQFAPGSVLEEWPEAADLRRFAQTLSPEQVQLFYQIATVGRAELGLAPDEYAGFTMTLLRMLAFEPAVGSGSAPGGEPAVPRGVPAAAPRAAAAAAAAAAATPRAAVSGGAGEAARPQAAAPVVPAARSASAQSTAPAKSSAPNQSSAPSQSSGSDQSTASNRSAASAQSAAPAQSVTPDQSTAPAQSAAPTQSQAPAETPAPAQSADAAATPAANPAAAQAPVVATPEAPVAASAQPPSAARAAPANDARPSAPSDPDASAVAPRSAAPAPSAEPAPRTAPAEPAPAESAPRASARGGAAAALDVLRNAGMRVSPDRSRPGAAPKAAAAQPAAEKPAPSRPAVVVPTPRAAARAPQPDTRQAPPPWEDIPPDEYVPLSADEMFGGPPDDGFVPVFDSGPDDVRVAPKPAASAPVDTRPLPPAIALDPIGFDGEWPALAARLPLKGVAYQLAFNSELTAVDATTLKLSVPVPQYADAAQVAKLKAALADALGKPVDVAVEVGPARRTAAALDAAARAARQREAEQEIHADPFVQQLVRDFDARIVDGSVRPLADAAASADGASPTLH from the coding sequence ATGACCTATCAAGTTCTCGCACGCAAGTGGCGTCCGAAGGATTTCGCTTCGCTCGTCGGCCAGGAGCACGTCGTCAGGGCGCTCACGCACGCGCTCGACGGCGGGCGTTTGCATCACGCCTATCTGTTCACGGGCACCCGCGGCGTCGGCAAGACGACGCTGTCGCGGATCTTCGCGAAGGCGCTCAACTGTGAAACCGGCGTGACGTCGCAGCCGTGCGGCGTGTGCCGTGCGTGCCGCGAGATCGACGAAGGCCGCTTCGTCGACTACGTCGAAATGGATGCCGCGAGCAACCGCGGCGTCGACGAAATGGCCGCGCTGCTCGAACGCGCGGTGTACGCGCCCGTCGATGCGCGCTTCAAGGTCTACATGATCGACGAAGTGCACATGCTGACGAACCACGCGTTCAACGCGATGCTGAAGACGCTCGAGGAGCCGCCGCCGCACGTCAAGTTCATCCTCGCGACGACCGACCCGCAGAAGATTCCCGTCACGGTGCTGTCGCGCTGCCTGCAGTTCAACCTCAAGCAGATGCCGGCCGGACACATCGTGTCGCATCTCGAGCGCATCCTTGGCGAAGAGCAGATTACGTTCGAGCCGCAGGCGCTGCGCCTGCTCGCGCGCGCGGCGCAGGGCAGCATGCGCGATGCGCTGTCGCTGACCGACCAGGCGATCGCCTATTCGGCGAACGAAGTGACGGAAACGGCCGTGTCGGGGATGCTCGGCGCGCTCGACCAGACCTACATGGTGCGCCTGCTCGACGCGCTCGCGGCTGGCGACGGCACCGAGATTCTCGCGATCGCCGACGAAATGTCGCTGCGCAGCCTGTCGTTCTCGACCGCCTTGCAGGATCTCGCCAGCCTGTTGCACCGGATCGCGTGGGCGCAGTTCGCGCCGGGCTCGGTGCTCGAAGAATGGCCGGAAGCGGCCGACCTGCGTCGGTTCGCGCAGACGCTCAGCCCCGAGCAGGTGCAGCTGTTCTACCAGATCGCGACGGTCGGGCGTGCGGAACTGGGTCTCGCGCCCGACGAGTACGCGGGCTTCACGATGACGCTGTTGCGGATGCTCGCGTTCGAGCCGGCTGTCGGCTCGGGCAGCGCGCCCGGTGGTGAGCCCGCCGTGCCGCGTGGGGTGCCGGCGGCTGCGCCGCGCGCGGCTGCTGCTGCTGCCGCTGCTGCCGCTGCGACGCCGCGTGCTGCGGTATCGGGCGGGGCAGGCGAAGCGGCGCGTCCGCAGGCCGCCGCGCCGGTTGTGCCTGCGGCGCGTTCGGCGTCGGCTCAATCCACCGCGCCGGCCAAATCTTCGGCACCGAATCAATCTTCGGCGCCGAGCCAATCTTCGGGATCGGACCAATCCACGGCATCGAACCGATCCGCGGCATCGGCACAATCCGCGGCACCGGCCCAATCCGTGACACCGGACCAATCCACGGCACCGGCACAATCGGCGGCGCCGACCCAATCACAGGCGCCGGCCGAAACCCCGGCACCGGCCCAATCCGCCGACGCAGCCGCTACACCCGCCGCGAACCCTGCTGCTGCGCAAGCACCGGTAGTGGCGACGCCCGAAGCACCGGTCGCTGCTTCCGCGCAACCGCCGTCGGCAGCGCGCGCCGCACCGGCAAACGATGCACGTCCGTCGGCGCCGTCAGATCCTGACGCGTCCGCTGTCGCACCGCGCAGCGCGGCCCCCGCACCGTCCGCCGAGCCGGCACCGCGCACCGCGCCGGCCGAGCCTGCGCCGGCCGAGTCGGCGCCGCGTGCCTCCGCCCGCGGCGGCGCCGCCGCGGCGCTCGATGTGCTGCGCAACGCCGGCATGCGCGTGTCGCCCGATCGCTCGCGGCCCGGCGCCGCGCCGAAGGCAGCCGCCGCACAACCGGCGGCCGAAAAGCCCGCGCCGTCGCGTCCGGCCGTCGTGGTGCCCACTCCGCGAGCCGCCGCCCGCGCGCCGCAGCCCGATACGCGTCAGGCGCCGCCGCCTTGGGAAGACATTCCGCCGGACGAGTACGTGCCGCTCAGCGCGGACGAGATGTTCGGCGGTCCGCCCGACGACGGCTTCGTGCCGGTGTTCGACAGCGGGCCGGACGACGTGCGCGTCGCGCCGAAGCCGGCCGCGTCCGCGCCGGTCGACACGCGCCCACTGCCGCCCGCCATCGCGCTCGATCCGATCGGTTTCGACGGCGAGTGGCCGGCGCTGGCCGCGCGGCTGCCGCTGAAGGGCGTCGCGTACCAACTCGCGTTCAACAGCGAGCTGACGGCGGTCGACGCGACGACGCTCAAGCTGTCCGTGCCGGTGCCGCAATACGCGGATGCGGCGCAGGTCGCGAAACTGAAGGCCGCCCTCGCGGATGCGCTGGGCAAGCCGGTCGACGTCGCCGTCGAGGTCGGGCCCGCGCGACGCACCGCGGCGGCGCTCGACGCGGCCGCGCGCGCGGCGCGCCAGCGCGAAGCGGAGCAGGAGATTCACGCGGATCCGTTCGTCCAGCAGCTCGTGCGCGACTTCGACGCACGCATCGTCGACGGCTCGGTGCGTCCGCTCGCGGATGCCGCCGCATCGGCGGATGGCGCGTCGCCGACGTTGCATTGA
- the recR gene encoding recombination mediator RecR encodes MKQPSALSALVEALRVLPGVGPKSAQRMAYHLMQHDREGAERLGRSLLFATEHLQHCEKCNTFTEAQICEVCSDTERDPTLLCVVETPADQIMLEQTMTYRGLYFVLMGRLSPLDGIGPKEIHFDRLVRRASDGIVKEVVLATNFTNEGEATAHYLGQTLKARGLAVTRLARGVPVGGELEYVDAGTIARAMLDRRTM; translated from the coding sequence ATGAAACAGCCGTCCGCCTTGTCCGCCCTCGTCGAAGCGCTGCGCGTGCTGCCCGGCGTCGGGCCGAAATCCGCGCAACGCATGGCGTACCACCTGATGCAGCACGATCGGGAGGGGGCGGAGCGGCTTGGCCGTTCGCTGCTGTTCGCGACCGAGCATCTGCAGCACTGCGAGAAGTGCAATACGTTCACGGAGGCGCAGATCTGCGAGGTCTGCAGCGATACGGAGCGTGATCCGACGCTGCTGTGCGTCGTCGAGACGCCGGCCGACCAGATCATGCTCGAACAGACGATGACCTATCGCGGGCTGTATTTCGTGCTGATGGGGCGGTTGAGCCCGCTCGACGGCATCGGCCCGAAGGAAATCCATTTCGACCGGCTGGTGCGGCGCGCGTCCGACGGCATCGTCAAGGAGGTCGTGCTCGCGACCAACTTCACGAACGAAGGCGAGGCCACCGCCCACTATCTCGGCCAGACGCTGAAGGCGCGCGGGCTCGCGGTGACGCGTCTCGCGCGCGGCGTGCCGGTCGGCGGGGAGCTGGAATACGTCGACGCGGGCACGATCGCGCGCGCGATGCTCGACCGCCGCACGATGTAA
- a CDS encoding YbaB/EbfC family nucleoid-associated protein, translated as MLKGNIAGLMKQAQQMQENMKKMQEQLAQIEVEGQSGAGLVKVTMTCRNEVRRVSIDPSLLADDKDMLEDLVAAAFNDAVRKAEATSQEKMSGMTAGLPLPPGFKLPF; from the coding sequence ATGTTGAAAGGCAACATCGCCGGACTGATGAAGCAAGCGCAGCAAATGCAGGAAAACATGAAGAAGATGCAGGAGCAGCTTGCGCAGATCGAGGTCGAAGGGCAGTCGGGCGCGGGCCTCGTCAAGGTGACGATGACCTGCCGCAACGAAGTGCGCCGCGTGTCGATCGACCCGAGCCTGCTCGCGGACGACAAGGACATGCTCGAGGATCTCGTGGCTGCCGCGTTCAACGATGCCGTGCGCAAGGCCGAGGCGACGTCGCAGGAGAAGATGAGCGGCATGACGGCCGGCCTGCCGCTGCCGCCGGGCTTCAAGCTGCCGTTCTGA
- a CDS encoding CaiB/BaiF CoA transferase family protein yields the protein MSTSQGPLAGVKVLEFGTLIAGPFASRLFAEFGAEVIKIEDPNGGDPLRKWRKLHPETGGTSLWWSVQARNKKSVTLNLKSDAGKTIARQLARDADIVIENFRPGLLEKLGLGYDVLSAENPGLVMVRLSGYGQTGPYRDRPGFGAIAESMGGLRHITGYPDLPPPRIGISIGDSIAALHGVIGAMMALHHRNMNGGAGQVVDVALYEAVFNMMESVVPEYGVYGMVRERTGASLPGIVPSNTYACRDGSIVIGGNSDPIFKRLMKAIERDDLADDPALARNDGRVPRTREIDDAIAAWLAPRTIDEALTVLNAADVPAGRIYSVADMFTDPQFVARQMIQRFKLADGTDIPLPNVTPKLSGTPGETRWLGPELGEHTDEVLRGLGYDAQAIAALREAGAI from the coding sequence ATGAGCACCAGCCAGGGCCCGCTCGCGGGCGTCAAAGTGCTCGAATTCGGTACGCTGATCGCCGGGCCCTTTGCGTCGCGGCTCTTTGCCGAATTCGGCGCGGAAGTCATCAAGATCGAGGATCCGAACGGCGGCGATCCGCTGCGCAAGTGGCGCAAGCTGCATCCGGAGACGGGCGGCACGTCACTGTGGTGGTCGGTCCAGGCGCGCAACAAGAAATCGGTCACGCTCAATCTGAAATCGGACGCCGGCAAGACGATCGCGCGTCAGCTCGCGCGCGACGCGGACATCGTGATCGAGAATTTCCGCCCGGGCCTGCTCGAGAAGCTCGGGCTCGGCTACGACGTGCTGTCAGCCGAGAACCCCGGCCTCGTGATGGTGCGCCTGTCCGGCTACGGGCAGACCGGCCCGTATCGCGACCGGCCCGGCTTCGGCGCGATCGCCGAATCGATGGGCGGGCTGCGCCACATCACCGGCTATCCCGACTTGCCGCCGCCGCGCATCGGCATCTCGATCGGCGATTCGATCGCCGCGCTGCATGGCGTGATCGGCGCGATGATGGCGCTGCATCATCGCAACATGAACGGCGGCGCGGGGCAGGTGGTCGACGTCGCGCTGTACGAAGCGGTGTTCAACATGATGGAAAGCGTCGTGCCGGAATACGGCGTGTACGGGATGGTGCGCGAGCGCACCGGCGCGTCGTTGCCGGGCATCGTGCCGTCGAACACCTACGCGTGCCGCGACGGCAGCATCGTGATCGGCGGCAACAGCGACCCGATCTTCAAGCGGCTGATGAAGGCGATCGAACGCGACGACCTCGCCGACGATCCGGCGCTCGCGCGCAACGACGGGCGCGTGCCGCGCACCCGGGAGATCGACGACGCGATCGCCGCGTGGCTCGCGCCGCGCACGATCGACGAGGCGCTCACGGTGCTCAACGCGGCGGACGTGCCGGCCGGGCGGATCTATAGCGTCGCCGACATGTTCACCGACCCGCAGTTCGTTGCGCGGCAGATGATCCAGCGCTTCAAGCTCGCCGACGGCACCGACATTCCGCTGCCGAACGTCACGCCGAAACTGTCCGGCACGCCGGGCGAAACGCGCTGGCTCGGGCCCGAGCTCGGCGAGCATACCGACGAGGTGCTGCGCGGTCTCGGCTATGACGCGCAGGCGATCGCGGCGCTGCGCGAAGCCGGCGCGATCTGA
- the surE gene encoding 5'/3'-nucleotidase SurE, producing MRILLSNDDGYLAPGLAALHDALQPLAELTVTAPEQNCSGASNSLTLSRPLSIQRSASTGFFYVNGTPTDSVHIALTGMLDTKPDLVVSGINNGQNMGEDTLYSGTVAAATEGIMFGVPAIAFSLVDKDWAHLADAARVAAEIVQHYLAHPLPGQPLLNVNIPNLPYDELKGWKVTRLGKRHPSQPVIRQTNPRGEPIYWIGPAGAALDASEGTDFHAVANGFVSITPLQLDLTHTHMLPATHDWVRAGGHAS from the coding sequence ATGCGAATCCTACTCAGCAACGACGACGGCTATCTCGCCCCCGGTCTCGCGGCGCTTCACGACGCGCTGCAGCCGCTGGCCGAACTCACGGTGACGGCGCCTGAGCAGAACTGCAGCGGCGCATCGAATTCCCTGACCTTGTCGCGACCGCTGTCGATCCAGCGCTCCGCGAGTACGGGTTTCTTCTATGTGAACGGCACGCCGACCGATTCGGTGCACATCGCGCTGACCGGCATGCTCGATACGAAGCCGGACCTCGTCGTGTCGGGGATCAACAACGGCCAGAACATGGGCGAGGACACGCTCTATTCGGGGACAGTTGCGGCGGCGACCGAAGGCATCATGTTCGGCGTGCCCGCGATCGCGTTCTCGCTGGTCGACAAGGACTGGGCGCATCTTGCCGACGCCGCGCGCGTTGCCGCCGAGATCGTGCAGCACTATCTCGCGCATCCGCTGCCGGGCCAGCCGTTGCTGAACGTCAACATCCCGAACCTGCCTTACGACGAGCTGAAAGGCTGGAAGGTCACGCGCCTCGGCAAGCGTCATCCGTCGCAGCCGGTGATCCGCCAGACCAACCCGCGCGGCGAGCCGATCTACTGGATCGGGCCGGCAGGGGCGGCGCTGGATGCGAGCGAAGGCACCGATTTCCATGCGGTCGCAAACGGTTTCGTGTCGATCACGCCGCTGCAGCTCGATCTCACGCATACGCACATGCTGCCCGCGACGCACGACTGGGTGCGCGCCGGGGGGCACGCTTCATGA
- a CDS encoding protein-L-isoaspartate(D-aspartate) O-methyltransferase: MSGERAKRFPLALEDLKRAPRKAEGRADERRAAGDGTRQRLSAGASARGGAVATPRASDPPGASRPGAAPAPKPAAAPKPIAPKLVTPVAATRKPAAPKPPAPGLAAGKPAAPPAAPKAVSKPAMQMQNAALAGAHALTSERVRERMVERLRANGVADARVLEAMAAVPRHLFVDPGLATQAYEDSALPIGHQQTISKPSVVARMIELAMAGRTLERVLEIGTGCGYQAAVLSHVARDVYSIERIKPLYERAKLNLRPLRVPNIRLHYGDGRVGLPSAGPFDAIVIAAAGLDVPQALLEQLAIGGRLVAPVGGQSGQPQVLTLVERVAPAQWRESRLDRVFFVPLKSGVI, translated from the coding sequence ATGAGCGGCGAGCGCGCGAAGCGGTTCCCGCTTGCGCTCGAAGACCTCAAGCGGGCGCCGCGCAAGGCCGAGGGCCGGGCGGACGAGCGCCGTGCTGCGGGCGACGGCACGCGCCAGCGGTTGTCGGCCGGCGCGTCCGCGCGAGGCGGCGCGGTGGCGACGCCGCGGGCGTCCGATCCGCCTGGCGCGTCCAGGCCGGGCGCGGCGCCTGCGCCCAAGCCCGCTGCTGCGCCAAAACCGATTGCACCCAAGCTGGTGACGCCCGTCGCGGCCACGCGCAAACCGGCGGCGCCGAAGCCGCCCGCGCCCGGGCTGGCGGCCGGCAAGCCTGCCGCGCCACCAGCTGCGCCGAAAGCTGTCTCCAAGCCCGCGATGCAAATGCAGAATGCCGCGCTGGCCGGCGCGCATGCGCTGACGTCTGAACGCGTGCGCGAACGGATGGTCGAACGGCTACGCGCGAACGGCGTCGCCGACGCCCGCGTGCTGGAGGCCATGGCCGCGGTGCCGCGCCACCTGTTCGTGGATCCCGGGCTCGCGACGCAGGCCTACGAGGATTCCGCGCTGCCGATCGGCCACCAGCAGACGATTTCGAAGCCGTCGGTCGTCGCGCGGATGATTGAACTCGCGATGGCCGGCCGCACCCTCGAGCGCGTGCTGGAAATCGGCACCGGCTGCGGCTACCAGGCCGCCGTGCTGAGCCATGTGGCGCGCGACGTGTATTCGATTGAACGCATCAAGCCGCTCTACGAGCGCGCGAAGCTGAACCTGCGGCCGCTGCGCGTGCCGAACATCCGTCTCCACTACGGCGACGGGCGCGTGGGCCTGCCGTCCGCGGGGCCGTTCGACGCGATCGTGATCGCCGCGGCCGGGCTCGATGTGCCGCAGGCGCTACTCGAGCAGCTGGCGATCGGCGGGCGGCTCGTCGCGCCGGTCGGCGGGCAGAGCGGGCAGCCCCAGGTGCTCACGCTCGTCGAGCGCGTCGCGCCCGCACAGTGGCGGGAGTCGCGGCTTGATCGCGTTTTCTTTGTCCCTTTAAAATCCGGAGTAATTTGA